Proteins co-encoded in one Rhizobium sp. NZLR1 genomic window:
- a CDS encoding metalloregulator ArsR/SmtB family transcription factor encodes MVQYLGPPLDLSFAALSDATRRGIIDQLGRGDASITSLADKFQMTLTGMKKHVQVLERAGLVVTQKVGRVRTCKLGERGLKAEAEWIEAHRKLFQARFEALDEIISEMKQEGRDDSAS; translated from the coding sequence GTATCTAGGTCCTCCTCTCGATCTCTCGTTTGCGGCGCTGTCCGACGCGACCCGCCGCGGGATCATCGATCAGCTTGGGCGAGGGGACGCGTCGATCACCAGTCTCGCGGATAAGTTCCAGATGACGCTGACCGGCATGAAGAAGCACGTCCAGGTTCTTGAGCGGGCGGGGCTCGTCGTCACGCAGAAGGTCGGACGGGTGAGAACCTGCAAGCTTGGGGAACGCGGCCTCAAGGCGGAGGCCGAGTGGATCGAGGCGCATCGCAAGCTCTTCCAGGCCCGCTTCGAAGCATTGGACGAAATCATCAGCGAAATGAAACAGGAGGGAAGGGATGACTCAGCAA